The window GACAATGTCATCATCGGGCGCTACTCCGTGCTGAGCTGCAAGGATGGCGCCATTCGCATCGGCAACAACACCTCGCTGGGAATCTCCTGCGTAATCCATTCGGTGGGGGAAAGCAGCGTGGTCATCGGCAACGACTGTCCCATTGCTGCTTACTGCTACATCATTGGCGGCGGCAACTACCGGTATGACCGCCTGGACGTTCCCATCATGCAGCAAGGTGCCTATTCCAAGGGGGGAATCGTCATCGAAGACAATGTGTGGATCGGGGCACAGGTGGTGGTGTTAGACGGAGTGACCATCGGTACTGGCAGCGTAGTGGCCGCAGGTGCGGCAGTGTATCGCAGCGCGCCCAAGATGAGCATTGTTGGCGGCGTGCCTGCCAAAGTGGTGAGGAGGCGGACCTGAACTCGCCGGAGCGAGCCCACGAGCCGTCCGAGCGCAGACGGACGCGCGCGCTGCTCTTGACGATCGGCCGCGCTGTTGTGAGCGCCGGTTTGATCGCGCTCCTTTTCTTGCGGGTAAACCTGGACGGAATCTGGGAGGCCATGCGCCAGGCGGATGCGAGCTTCTTGGCTGCAGCCTTTTCGCTCCTGTTTGTCGGCTACCTCATTAGCACCCTGCGCTGGCAGATGCTGCTCAAGGCCTTGGGCATTCACCTTCCTTTTCGCCATCTGCTTGCTTCTTACTGCGTGGCCATTTTTGTCGGCAATTTCTTGCCCAGCACCGTGGGGGGCGATGCGGTGCGCGCCTACGACACGATGCGCATGTCTGGTCGCAAGGCCGGGCCGATTGCCGCGGTGGTGGTCGATCGCCTCTTGGGAGTCCTGGCCTTGGTGTTGTTTGCCGCGGCGGTGGTACTGGTGCGGGTGGAAGGGAGTGCCCACGCGCCCTGGTTGCGTTGGGGCGTGTTGACGGGCCTGGTGGTGATGGTGGCCATGGTGGCGTGGATCTTCTGGCACAGGCCTGCCGCGCTACCGCAAGAGGACCCTTCTTCGGCAGAGCCTCGTGGGGGCCTGAGCGGGTTCGCGGGCAGGGCCGTGGGCGCATTCCGTGCGTTCGGGGGCAACACCGCGGCATTGACAAAGGGGATCGGTTACTCGCTCCTGTTGCAAGCAAATGTGGTGCTCCACTACTACCTGGTTGCCAAGGCGGTAGGCATCACTGTTGGGCTGGGCCATTTTTTTCTCATAGTGCCGATCGCCACCATCTTGACCATGCTCCCGATTACCATTAACGGTATCGGCATCCGGGAAAATGCGTTTGTCTTCTTGCTCACCCCATTTGTGGTTCACCCTTCGACCGCGATCGCCTTCACCTGGATCGGCTTTGGCATGATGCTCTTGTATGGGGCGATGGGGGGCATCGTGTACGTCCTGCGGCGAGGAGCCTCTTCAGTTACCAAATCGTAATCCGCAAACGGAGCTGTAAAAGGCGGGGCTTCGTACACACCATCATTGGAGACGCAACCTCCCCTGGTTTCTGCACATAGGTGGTTACAGCCTCTTCATGTCTCAAGGCACGAGTGTTGTCGCCTGCACCGCGCAGGGGAGCCTTCAGGACAGAGGAGGAACGAGCGATGAGACGAGAGAAGATGACTCGGCACTGGAGAGCTCGACGCAGCTTGGGGGTGGCCTGGCTCCTTGGCTTCATTGGCCAGGCTGCCGTTTTCTGCTGGGGTGCGCCTGGCTTGGCGGGCGAGGTGCTGAGTACGCAGGGGAGCAAGTTCTTTCTGGACGGCAAGCGCTTCGACATGTGGGGGGTGCGTACAGTGAACGCCCTGTGGGACGACCAGACCACCGCCCGCTTCCTGGAGGCCCTCCCGGAATACAAGCGCCACAGCGTGAACACGGTGGGCGTCAACCTCCAGGGCGGGCATCCCGGTTTTGAGCGCGATGTCGGCACCGGCAAGTGGTACTCCAACAGCGCCTTCAGGAGCGACGGGTCGCTCAAGCCAGAGTACATGGAGCGCCTGCGGCGCATCTTAGAGCGAACCAAAGAGCTGGACATGGTGGTGAACGTGGGCTATTTTTACCAGCGGCAATGCCGCAAGGCGGCCCTCACAGAGGTGCTGGACCACGACCACTGGGATAGCGACGAGGCGATTTACCGTGCCGTACGCGAGGCCACCGCCTGGCTTAAGCCATATCGGCATGTGTTCTTAGACATCGCCAACGAGTTTGGCCACCCGGGCTACCAGTACCCGAATGTCTTCCCGGACCGGGGGGCGGTGTCGACGGAGACGCTCATCGCTAAGGCGAAAATCTTGGTGGACGTCGTCCATGAGGTCGATCCGGAGCGCTTGTGCGGCATCAGCCCCATTTCCGATAAGGGCATTCTGGCCGTGCCAGGCATGAACGTCGCCTTCACTCATGGCCATCCGCAGCAGCACCTGTCGGGGAACATGCCGCAGGTGAACAACGAGCAACTGAACCGGGGGAGCAACGGGGTCTACGACGAGGCCACCAAGGCGACCATCATGGCCGAGGCCTTGCAGGAGCGAGACAACGGCAACTACTGGTTCTGGCACAGCGAGTGGATCCAGTACGCGCCCTTTCATTTCGATGTGCAGGGGAGCGGGACGAGCGCCGACCCTGGAGACGGTTGGATCTTCCGCTTCATCGCACAGGCTTCCGTGGCCATTGCCGTGCAGATCGTGCGGCCGACAAGCGGGCTGGTCAGGGAAGGCGAACAGATGGTCTATGAGGGCGAGGCGTACGACCGCTCGGGAGCTCTGATTACCGACCCCGCAGCTTACAGCTGGTCGCTTCTGGAAGTAGGGGCACAAACCCCTATAGCCTTGGGCAGCGGCCGGACCGGGACGGTGCAGATCCCCAAGCAGGGGAGTTTTCGCCTGGGCCTGGATGTCTCGCACGCTGGCCAGACCAAACATGCCGATAAGCTCCTCATCGCTGGCGATGCCACCGCGGCTGATTTCCCCATTGGCGTGGATGGTGTCTATCCGGCGCTGGCCATGGACGCTTTCGGCCGCATTCACCTGGTTTACGCAAACGTTGACGGTGTCCACTATATGTGTTACGACGAAGGCGGGTGGAGCGCCGACGAGCGCATCCCTAACTCTGGCGGCGCGGA is drawn from candidate division KSB1 bacterium and contains these coding sequences:
- a CDS encoding acyltransferase: MAAQKLHRAITDESQSPLRRYQMLAVGSRRLWELVKYELVVMFASWLPGALGFWLRKKCYPLLLGACGKNPVFGQHVTIRHGSKIRLGENVVIDDHVVLDAKGEGNEGITLGDNVIIGRYSVLSCKDGAIRIGNNTSLGISCVIHSVGESSVVIGNDCPIAAYCYIIGGGNYRYDRLDVPIMQQGAYSKGGIVIEDNVWIGAQVVVLDGVTIGTGSVVAAGAAVYRSAPKMSIVGGVPAKVVRRRT
- a CDS encoding flippase-like domain-containing protein; translated protein: MSAGLIALLFLRVNLDGIWEAMRQADASFLAAAFSLLFVGYLISTLRWQMLLKALGIHLPFRHLLASYCVAIFVGNFLPSTVGGDAVRAYDTMRMSGRKAGPIAAVVVDRLLGVLALVLFAAAVVLVRVEGSAHAPWLRWGVLTGLVVMVAMVAWIFWHRPAALPQEDPSSAEPRGGLSGFAGRAVGAFRAFGGNTAALTKGIGYSLLLQANVVLHYYLVAKAVGITVGLGHFFLIVPIATILTMLPITINGIGIRENAFVFLLTPFVVHPSTAIAFTWIGFGMMLLYGAMGGIVYVLRRGASSVTKS